In Numida meleagris isolate 19003 breed g44 Domestic line chromosome 18, NumMel1.0, whole genome shotgun sequence, one DNA window encodes the following:
- the RAD51D gene encoding DNA repair protein RAD51 homolog 4 isoform X1, which produces MVVLRAGLCPGLTEEMIQLLSANNIRTVVDFVSSDLEDVAQSCSLSYKVLVAVRRVLLAQFSAFPTNGADLYEELKSSTAILPTGSPSLDQLLDAGLYTGEVTELAGAPGSGKTQVCLSITASVSLGLRQHVFFLDSTGGFTASRLYQMLQAQVEDKEEQLEALQRVQVVRVFDIYEMLRALHEVRDCLSQQVESSAGPLKAVLIDSVSAVLSPLLGGRQSEGLAITMQLAQELKTLAKEFSVAVVVTNQVTRDSSTGALKSALGRSWSFVPSTRVLLEGRAAPWEEGSALRTACLAKSPRQPTGIQVQLDIGSGDVQEQRPVTPTP; this is translated from the exons ATGGTGGTCCTGCGGGCCGGGCTGTGCCCTGGTCTCACCGAAGAGATGATCCAACTCCTCAGCGCAAACAACATCAGGACCG TGGTGGATTTTGTGTCATCGGACCTGGAGGATGTTGCCCAGAGCTGTTCCCTGTCTTACAAG gtgctggtggctgtgcgCCGCGTGCTGCTGGCCCAGTTCTCGGCCTTCCCCACCAATGGAGCAGACCTCTACGAGGAGCTCAAGAGCTCCACGGCCATCCTGCCCACCGGCAGCCCCAG CTTGGACCAGCTGCTGGACGCGGGGCTGTACACCGGGGAGGTGACGGAGCTGGCGGGAGCACCGGGCAGCGGGAAGACACAG GTGTGCCTCAGCATCACAGCCAGCGTGTCCCTCGGCCTCAGGCAGCACGTCTTCTTCCTCGACTCCACGGGGGGGTTCACCGCCTCCCGCCTCTACCAGATGCTCCAGGCCCAGGTGGAGGACAAGGAGGAGCAG CTGGAGGCCCTGCAGCGGGTGCAGGTGGTCCGCGTGTTCGACATCTATGAGATGCTGCGCGCCCTGCACGAGGTGCGGGACTGCCTCTCCCAGCAG GTGGAGAGCTCTGCGGGGCCGCTCAAGGCAGTGCTGATCGATTCCGTGTCGGCCGTGCTGTCCCCGCTGCTGGGAGGCCGGCAGTCAGAGG GCTTGGCCATCACGATGCAGCTGGCCCAGGAGCTGAAGACGTTGGCCAAGGAGTTCAGCGTGGCGGTGGTG GTGACCAACCAGGTGACAAGGGACAGCAGCACCGGCGCTCTCAAGTCAGCCCTTGGCCGCTCCTGGAGCTTCGTGCCCAGCACCCGCGTGCTGCTGGAGGGCAGAGCAGCGCCCTGGGAGGAGGGCAGTGCTCTGCGCACCGCGTGCTTGGCCAAGTCACCGCGCCAG ccaACGGGGATTCAGGTGCAGCTGGATATTGGCAGCGGTGAtgtgcaggagcagaggccCGTGACACCCACACCGTGA
- the RAD51D gene encoding DNA repair protein RAD51 homolog 4 isoform X2, whose protein sequence is MSCSLLPGLISLSPVSLLSCYSGDAEKPQILKPGCQALPRLSMVLLQCRAAAAHSAGRVGWRVGAEHMASAFGKRTVGTLCSPCSLDQLLDAGLYTGEVTELAGAPGSGKTQVCLSITASVSLGLRQHVFFLDSTGGFTASRLYQMLQAQVEDKEEQLEALQRVQVVRVFDIYEMLRALHEVRDCLSQQVESSAGPLKAVLIDSVSAVLSPLLGGRQSEGLAITMQLAQELKTLAKEFSVAVVVTNQVTRDSSTGALKSALGRSWSFVPSTRVLLEGRAAPWEEGSALRTACLAKSPRQPTGIQVQLDIGSGDVQEQRPVTPTP, encoded by the exons ATGAGTTGCTCTTTGTTGCCCGGGcttatttctctttccccaGTCTCCTTGTTGTCTTGTTACAGCGGGGATGCAGAGAAACCCCAAATACTCAAACCTGGCTGCCAGGCTCTTCCCCGTCTCAGCATGGTCCTcttgcagtgcagagctgctgcagcccacagTGCAGGGAGAGTTGGGTGGagggtgggagcagagcacatGGCTTCTGCCTTTGGGAAGAGGACAGTAGGGACCTTGTGCTCACCATGCAGCTTGGACCAGCTGCTGGACGCGGGGCTGTACACCGGGGAGGTGACGGAGCTGGCGGGAGCACCGGGCAGCGGGAAGACACAG GTGTGCCTCAGCATCACAGCCAGCGTGTCCCTCGGCCTCAGGCAGCACGTCTTCTTCCTCGACTCCACGGGGGGGTTCACCGCCTCCCGCCTCTACCAGATGCTCCAGGCCCAGGTGGAGGACAAGGAGGAGCAG CTGGAGGCCCTGCAGCGGGTGCAGGTGGTCCGCGTGTTCGACATCTATGAGATGCTGCGCGCCCTGCACGAGGTGCGGGACTGCCTCTCCCAGCAG GTGGAGAGCTCTGCGGGGCCGCTCAAGGCAGTGCTGATCGATTCCGTGTCGGCCGTGCTGTCCCCGCTGCTGGGAGGCCGGCAGTCAGAGG GCTTGGCCATCACGATGCAGCTGGCCCAGGAGCTGAAGACGTTGGCCAAGGAGTTCAGCGTGGCGGTGGTG GTGACCAACCAGGTGACAAGGGACAGCAGCACCGGCGCTCTCAAGTCAGCCCTTGGCCGCTCCTGGAGCTTCGTGCCCAGCACCCGCGTGCTGCTGGAGGGCAGAGCAGCGCCCTGGGAGGAGGGCAGTGCTCTGCGCACCGCGTGCTTGGCCAAGTCACCGCGCCAG ccaACGGGGATTCAGGTGCAGCTGGATATTGGCAGCGGTGAtgtgcaggagcagaggccCGTGACACCCACACCGTGA